Part of the Neomonachus schauinslandi unplaced genomic scaffold, ASM220157v2 HiC_scaffold_1613, whole genome shotgun sequence genome, tgttttttaatccagtctgatagcctgtgtcttttgaatggGGCATTTAGCcgatttacattcagggtaactattgacagataggaatttagtgccattgtattgcctgtagggtgactgttaccgtatattgtctgtgttcctttctggtctatgttgcttttagggtctctttttgcttagaggatccctttcaagatttcttgtaggactggttttgtgtttgcaaattcctttagtttttgtttgtcctggaagctttttatctctccttcaattttcaatgacagcctagctggatagagtattcttggctgcatatttttctcatttagtgctctgaatatatcctgccagtcctttctggcctgccagatctctgtggataggtctgttgccaatctaatgtttctaccattgtaggttacatatctcttctcccgagctgctctcaggattttctctttgtctatgagactcgtaagttttactattagatgtcagggtgttgacctatttttattgattttgagaggggttctctgtgcttcctggattttgatgcctgtttccttccccaaattagggaagttctctgctataatttgctccattataccttctgcccctctctctctttcttcttcttctgggatcccaattattctaatgttgtttcgtcttatggtatcgcttatctctcgaattctgccctcgtgatccaggagttgtttatctctctttttctcagcttctttattttccatcatttggtcttctatatcactgattctctcttctgcctcatttattctagcagttagcgcccccatatttgattgcacctcattaatagcctttttgatttctacttggttggattttagttcttttacttctccagaaagggtttctctaataacttccatatttttttcaagcccagctagtatctttaaagtgatgattctgaactctagatctgacatcgtactaatgtctgtattgagtaggtccctggccgtcagtactacctcttgttctttttggtgaggtgattttttccgtcttgtcattttgtgtagaggagaatagattaatgagagaacaaagtgctagcagagtaacaatgtccccagaaaatatactctaaacaaatcagaaaagacctgaagcagtggaaaaagaaatggaaagagagaaaaaagaaaaagaaaaagataaagataaaaacaaacaaaaacaaacaaaacaaaacaacaacaacaacaaaaaccagaatgtgatcaaatatgatcaggctggtatatagatcagtgccacacactagatttggggtgtattttggtgttttagaagaaagtgcctcccaaaattttaaagaaagaaaaacttatatagcTTGACACAGGACCAGAGCATGGGGACCCAGCTAGATGGGATGGCAGGCGCAGGGGACCTTCCTAAAGGAAAGGATCAGAAACATTcacaaaggaaacaaaccatGTTCACTGAGAAACAACTGGCAGATTTAGAATTCTTATTCAGCAAGAACCCATACCCCACTCCCAGCCTTCAGAAAGAAATGGCCTCAAAACTGGAGATACATCCCACCGTACTGCAGGTTTGGTTCAAGAACCACAGAGCAAAAGTCAAGAAAGCCAAACAACAGCAGTTAGCTGGGGTGGAAGTCAAGACCAGCTCTTCCAAGAGACACACGGATGCCGCTCCAGGAGCCCCCGATGGTGCCCACCCTGCTTCCCTAGTTTATACAGACCACCCCATACCTTCCTTCCAACTCAGCATATGCTCCAATTTTAAGGCTCTCCCAGACCATTCTTTTGGCCACAAAATAGTCCATTTCGGCTACTGCCGAGATCCTAACATCTACTCCCTATGTCCCATTACGGAATCCCAAATTCTTTCCACAAGCTTCACTGCTAATTCTTTGGGTTCTTCATCTCCACCAAGAACTTAGTGaacaaagccagacacaaaagatcaccTACTGTAACGATTCGCAATGATTCCAGACGAGAGACAGAGTTGGGATCTATGCAACATGGAGGCATTTCAGAAACGGGCTTcgtgaaaacaaaagaaaacccacaaGTGCCTGTGGGGTGGAATTGAGTGGCAAGAGTCACTCAACAAACTATTGCGATGGGCATGTTTCATGTTGTAATTCGGATGGCAGGAACCTGCATGTATAAATTCATCCAAAGACACAGAACTGTAATATTGTATAACATACACCACAAAAAAACAATCACGTGACAGGACGAAGCATCAGCTAATGCCCGGTGgtaaccattttgcaatatataaatgtatcaaatcaacatatcATACACCTTACACTTGTATCTCAGCCAAGCTggagacaatttttaaattatctcaataaatacatacaatgagaaaaaaaaaaagaaaaacttatatatgtacaaaaataagggttggtatgatgaagggatggaatatgactgtaaagatggaaattataaaaaattttataaaaggaattgataagaagttgtttgaaaaaagaaagaagaggatttaaaaaaagaaaaaagaaaaaaaagggagagaatgtgatcaggcaggggagtagaaaaaaccatatactagagatttagggtatattttaatctgttagaagaaactatctcaacattttaaagagagaacaacttatatatatatgccaaaaatatgggtaactactatgaagggatagaatatgactctaaaaatgaaaaataaaaaaatttttttttaaaaaagggattgataagatgttggttgaaaaagggaaaaagaaaaattcaaaaaaaaaaagaaaaaaagttaaaaaaaattaactttgaaagactaaaaaatcatggtaaaaaagccatgaattctatgtgcagtattcccctagcgctggagttctgccgttctcattgatcggtaaacttggtcttggctggctgttctcgctgatcttctggggaggggcctgttgccgtggtttccaaatgacTTTGCCGggggtggaattgccccgcccttgcctggtccatgctaagtaatctgctcgggtttgctctcgggagcttttgttccttgcgaGCTTTCCGTagagctttggaggcggagagtgaaaatggcagcctcccaatctctgccccagaggagccgagaactcagggccccactcctcagtgagccccagagaaaagccatcaatcactcctgtctcccccggctccggcctcactccgtgctcacctggcctgtgaccgcgcgtttctctctctggcacgcgaccccgggtggagtctccaaacccagcagatccctgcggtgcactcccgcgtggctcctcccggggcaggaaggtgagtctccccggatctgccgcttgttgggtccctgctggaggagcagtggcccgactgtgccgcggatcgcggtttatggcaaccccgagctgagagcccccgcctgggctccgcctctgcagccggcttccctgctccgatacctgggagctccgccacactcaggcacccccggtctttttgtgaccccgagggtcctgagaccacactgtcccgcgggggttccaccccccgcttagccactagagtgacgtccctcagcggagcagacttaaaagttccgattttgtgctccgtggttctatcacttgccagaagcggccgacggaggcccctcccccgccgtctatcctcccgaatatcgcctcggattcacttctccgcccgtcctaccttccagaaagtggtcgcttttctgttcagagagttgttgctattcttttcttcgatctcctgttgagtttgtaggtattcagaatggtttgatccctatccagctgaattcctgagaggagacgaaatccaggtctcctactcctccgccatcttgctctgccccctcaacttagcattatattctctagctccatccatgtcattgcaaatggcaagatttccttcttttttatggcttaataatattccactatatatatataaaataaccacatcttctttatccattcatcaactgatggacacttggactgcttccataatttggttattgtaaataatgctgctataaatgtaggggtacatatatccatatgaattagtgtttttgtattctttgggtaaatactcggTAACACTTCACTCTACtttaaaatgtgacatttgaggggtgcctaggtggctcagtcagttaagtgaccgactcttgatttcagatcaagtcacggtctcagggttatgagatgaagcctcatgtcaggctccacactcaacacagaatcgcttgagattctctctttccatctccctctcccctcccccttcttgtgtgcatgctctaaataaataaataaataaataaataataaaatctttgacaaaaaaaaggattctctctttccctctccctccacccctgccccctgattgcacgcttgctctctcttttaaaaaaattaataaaaaaaataaaataaaatgtgacgcacctgggtggctcaattggttggacattgactcttgattttgagtcaggtcgtgatctcagggtcatgagattgaaccccccccatcaggctccatgctcaatgtaGAGcttgtttgagattctctctctccttctgcctctactcctccccctgcttgtactctgtcaaaataaataaataaaatctttaaaaaataaaataaaatgtgccgTTTGAAGTTTAGGTCCTTTTCTCATTTTGACATGATAAGCCTACACTggtaataaaataagtaaataaaatgttgattGCAGAGATACCCATGGCACTCCAATTGTTGTCAAGTAATAACTGCAtcactttaacattttttaacttaatatttattCTTAGCAGCAGGCAAGGCCATGATCACACTGATCATGAGTTTCACGTGTACAATGTAATGACtcaatatatgtatacattgcaaaataattaccacaataacTTCAGTTACCttccattacctcacatagttaaatttttttttcttgggcaCCACTGTGATTTTTAATACCCCAAATAGCAGATGAAAATACCACTATGTATGAGTTCTACACAGCTGCTTAGCTTTGCTGTTGTGGTATGAAAGCAGccataatatataaatgaatttgcATTGCTATCAATATATTGGATAttggaatttgaatttcatatatttttcatgtgtcaagaaatattcttctgatttttttctaaccatttaaaaatgtaaaaatcattcttaactCATGAGTTATATAAAGATCAGTGGAGGGTAGGATTTGGCCTATAGGCTATAGTTTGCCAACAGCTGGGTAAAAGCATGAACTCTGAAACCAAAATGCCTAGGTTTTATGCTGGTTCTGTCACTTGATAGCTTGCTGATATAAGCAGGTTATTTTGcacctctgtgcttcagttttttcttctataaagtgAAGATAAGCATAGCaccaatttctcctttttcatctaggttgagaggattaaatgagttaatatatgtaaatcgCTAAGGAACAGTACTGGGCATACAGTAATTTCTATAGAAAGGTTAGCCATTATAATGATCTGATTACTGGGCAGagtagtgatgatgatggtgagaaTAATAGACATTATAACATGAAGGGAAAATTGGAGAAAGATGAGGGTGAAGGTGTTGGTAGGAATCAATTCTTGAAAAGCTTTCCATGCCAAAGAGTTTGAACACTATTTTGTGCACAATATAGATCAGTTGAATGGTTTTCAGCATGAAGAGATAATCAACTGTGTATTTTGGAAATGTTAGTTGGCGATGGTAAGAAAAATGTGTGGTAAAGGAACACAACCAATGAAAGAGACACCAGTCAAAAGACCTTTGTAATTGGGCAGTTAAGAGATTATTAGACCAAAATTCAGTGCAAGGAAAACCACTTCTTAATCTCAGAATTTGAAGCCTCCATCAAAATGGGTCAGCAGAGTAGGCATTCAGCAGAGCTGACAGATCAGAATAAAATCACTGCTGCCCTGGACTGCATCCACTGTCCTGTTAGCCTGCAGGACAGCAGGGATTTGAGCTTCAAAGCTGGCCTGCTTGCCAAGATGAGTCACTGGGAGGTGTGGCTCTGCAGCCTGAGTTCATTAGCCCTCTCCCCAGATCTGATCCTACCTATTCACCTAATTTTCCCTTCAAGCCCCAGGATAGGCCACTGGGAGCCCCAGTCAGCTGTACTCCCTGAGCAGCAGTGTGCCTCATTAACAACTTTTTAATGAGGTCACAGGCTGTGACTGCTCATTAATAGGCTGGTTAGTCTGCAACCCCAGGGATGGAGGAGAATGAGGATAGAAGCCAGTGAGAACAGAGCTCAGGCTGCATCAGAActgtgtcagagggagagagaacaatcCCCCATTAGCAGAGACTCCTAGGCATTCACTCTCAGGTCCCCAGGCTCTGTTCTGACCCTCAGAGACTGATTCTGCTGGTAGAGGTCTGGAGGGACTAAGGCCTTAGAGGGGA contains:
- the LOC123323850 gene encoding divergent paired-related homeobox-like — its product is MAGAGDLPKGKDQKHSQRKQTMFTEKQLADLEFLFSKNPYPTPSLQKEMASKLEIHPTVLQVWFKNHRAKVKKAKQQQLAGVEVKTSSSKRHTDAAPGAPDGAHPASLVYTDHPIPSFQLSICSNFKALPDHSFGHKIVHFGYCRDPNIYSLCPITESQILSTSFTANSLGSSSPPRT